From Diospyros lotus cultivar Yz01 chromosome 4, ASM1463336v1, whole genome shotgun sequence, a single genomic window includes:
- the LOC127799132 gene encoding mitogen-activated protein kinase kinase kinase 3 isoform X2 produces MPAWWGRKSSKNKEQQLRQDAHPPGKDDSTKSSLKKRPKDKPKSFDDALVSRNSPRNSRDFSGLSAFSGFDSDRGHPLPRPSVSSALSLGMMDHGVGLGSGSVSVSSVSSSGSSDDHTQVDHAQLGVFRGQHAEIKLSPMPRSPGPGSRGISTTTSPLHPRLCASSSLESPTGKQEEGKGECHRLPLPPGSPSSSSGLPCTRTCMVTDNIHSNVMPKWKKGRLLGRGTFGHVYLGFNSEGGQLCAIKEVKVIADDQTSKECLKQLNQEIALLSQLSHPNIVQYYGSDLGEETLSVYLEYVSGGSIHKLLQEYGPFKEPVIQNYTRQILSGLAYLHGRNTVHRDVKGANILVDPNGEIKLADFGMAKHITACSSILSFKGSPYWMAPEVVMNTNGYSLPVDIWSLGCTILEMATSKPPWSQFEGVAAIFKIGNSKDIPAIPDHLSNDAKSFLKLCLQRDPSARPTALKLLEHPFVRDQGTTRVGNINLTREAFPYTADGSRTPTALELRSNRTNISSSDGDRVTRPMHATTSRALMSPRENARTITSLPVSPCSSPLRHSGPAYRSCFLSPPHPSYALMGQGGYNLNDYSMHPMRPTTTYTPDPWHEISQFKAQTPGGSPRLRHI; encoded by the exons ATGCCTGCTTGGTGGGGTAGAAAATCCAGCAAGAACAAGGAGCAACAGCTCCGCCAAGATGCCCACCCACCCGGTAAGGATGATTCCACCAAATCTTCCCTCAAGAAGAGGCCCAAAGACAAGCCCAAGAGCTTCGACGATGCCCTGGTCTCCCGCAATTCGCCCCGAAACAGCAGGGACTTCAGTGGCTTGTCGGCCTTTTCCGGCTTCGATTCTGACCGGGGCCACCCTCTCCCCCGGCCGTCGGTGTCGTCGGCGCTGTCTCTGGGGATGATGGATCACGGAGTCGGATTGGGATCTGGGTCGGTCTCCGTTTCCAGTGTGAGCTCGTCTGGCTCTTCTGATGATCATACGCAGGTTGATCATGCTCAATTAGGTGTTTTTAG AGGACAACATGCTGAGATCAAGCTCAGTCCGATGCCAAGAAGCCCAGGTCCAGGGTCACGAGGAATTTCTACCACCACATCACCTCTTCATCCACGATTGTGCGCTTCTTCAAGTTTGGAGTCTCCTACTGGAAAACAAGAAGAGGGAAAGGGTGAATGCCATCGGCTGCCTCTTCCACCTGGTTCGCCTAGCAGCTCTTCTGGTTTACCCTGCACTAGGACTTGTATGGTAACAGACAACATACATTCCAATGTAATGCCAAAATGGAAGAAAGGCAGGCTTCTAGGAAGAGGCACTTTTGGACATGTTTACCTTGGCTTTAACAG CGAGGGTGGGCAATTGTGTGCAATAAAAGAAGTCAAAGTCATTGCTGATGATCAAACATCAAAAGAATGCCTAAAGCAATTGAACCAG GAGATTGCTTTGCTTAGTCAGCTTTCCCATCCAAACATTGTTCAGTACTATGGAAGTGATCTG GGTGAAGAGACACTGTCTGTTTACTTGGAATACGTCTCTGGTGGTTCCATCCACAAGTTACTTCAAGAATATGGTCCCTTTAAGGAGCCTGTTATTCAAAATTACACTAGGCAAATTCTGTCTGGGCTTGCCTACTTGCACGGGCGAAATACAGTACACAG GGACGTCAAAGGGGCAAACATACTAGTAGATCCCAATGGTGAGATCAAACTTGCAGACTTTGGCATGGCCAAACAT ATAACGGCTTGTTCTTCGATACTGTCTTTCAAAGGAAGTCCTTATTGGATGGCACCTGAg GTTGTCATGAATACAAATGGCTACAGCCTTCCAGTTGATATTTGGAGTTTAGGATGCACAATTCTTGAAATGGCGACATCAAAACCACCTTGGAGCCAATTTGAAGGG GTGGCTGCTATATTTAAAATTGGAAACAGTAAAGATATTCCTGCAATTCCTGACCACCTCTCAAATGATGCAAAAAGTTTCTTAAAGTTGTGCCTGCAACGGGATCCATCTGCCCGGCCCACAGCCTTAAAGCTACTGGAGCATCCGTTTGTCCGAGACCAAGGCACTACAAGAGTTGGCAACATCAACTTAACCAGGGAAGCCTTTCCTTATACCGCTGATGGAAGCCGCACGCCG ACAGCTTTAGAGCTACGTTCCAATCGGACAAATATTAGTTCTTCTGATGGAGACCGTGTAACAAGACCAATGCATGCAACAACCTCACGAGCTTTGATGAGTCCGAG GGAAAACGCAAGAACGATCACATCTTTGCCCGTGTCTCCTTGCTCAAGCCCATTGAGACATTCTGGACCAGCATACCGGAGCTGTTTTCTCTCTCCCCCGCACCCTTCTTATGCGTTGATGGGGCAAGGCGGTTACAACCTAAATGACTACTCAATGCATCCCATGAGACCAACCACAACGTACACTCCTGACCCCTGGCATGAAATCTCCCAGTTTAAAGCCCAAACGCCCGGTGGATCCCCAAGACTAAGACACATTTGA
- the LOC127799132 gene encoding mitogen-activated protein kinase kinase kinase 3 isoform X1 — MPAWWGRKSSKNKEQQLRQDAHPPGKDDSTKSSLKKRPKDKPKSFDDALVSRNSPRNSRDFSGLSAFSGFDSDRGHPLPRPSVSSALSLGMMDHGVGLGSGSVSVSSVSSSGSSDDHTQVDHAQLGVFRGQHAEIKLSPMPRSPGPGSRGISTTTSPLHPRLCASSSLESPTGKQEEGKGECHRLPLPPGSPSSSSGLPCTRTCMVTDNIHSNVMPKWKKGRLLGRGTFGHVYLGFNSEGGQLCAIKEVKVIADDQTSKECLKQLNQEIALLSQLSHPNIVQYYGSDLGEETLSVYLEYVSGGSIHKLLQEYGPFKEPVIQNYTRQILSGLAYLHGRNTVHRDVKGANILVDPNGEIKLADFGMAKHITACSSILSFKGSPYWMAPEVVMNTNGYSLPVDIWSLGCTILEMATSKPPWSQFEGVAAIFKIGNSKDIPAIPDHLSNDAKSFLKLCLQRDPSARPTALKLLEHPFVRDQGTTRVGNINLTREAFPYTADGSRTPQTALELRSNRTNISSSDGDRVTRPMHATTSRALMSPRENARTITSLPVSPCSSPLRHSGPAYRSCFLSPPHPSYALMGQGGYNLNDYSMHPMRPTTTYTPDPWHEISQFKAQTPGGSPRLRHI, encoded by the exons ATGCCTGCTTGGTGGGGTAGAAAATCCAGCAAGAACAAGGAGCAACAGCTCCGCCAAGATGCCCACCCACCCGGTAAGGATGATTCCACCAAATCTTCCCTCAAGAAGAGGCCCAAAGACAAGCCCAAGAGCTTCGACGATGCCCTGGTCTCCCGCAATTCGCCCCGAAACAGCAGGGACTTCAGTGGCTTGTCGGCCTTTTCCGGCTTCGATTCTGACCGGGGCCACCCTCTCCCCCGGCCGTCGGTGTCGTCGGCGCTGTCTCTGGGGATGATGGATCACGGAGTCGGATTGGGATCTGGGTCGGTCTCCGTTTCCAGTGTGAGCTCGTCTGGCTCTTCTGATGATCATACGCAGGTTGATCATGCTCAATTAGGTGTTTTTAG AGGACAACATGCTGAGATCAAGCTCAGTCCGATGCCAAGAAGCCCAGGTCCAGGGTCACGAGGAATTTCTACCACCACATCACCTCTTCATCCACGATTGTGCGCTTCTTCAAGTTTGGAGTCTCCTACTGGAAAACAAGAAGAGGGAAAGGGTGAATGCCATCGGCTGCCTCTTCCACCTGGTTCGCCTAGCAGCTCTTCTGGTTTACCCTGCACTAGGACTTGTATGGTAACAGACAACATACATTCCAATGTAATGCCAAAATGGAAGAAAGGCAGGCTTCTAGGAAGAGGCACTTTTGGACATGTTTACCTTGGCTTTAACAG CGAGGGTGGGCAATTGTGTGCAATAAAAGAAGTCAAAGTCATTGCTGATGATCAAACATCAAAAGAATGCCTAAAGCAATTGAACCAG GAGATTGCTTTGCTTAGTCAGCTTTCCCATCCAAACATTGTTCAGTACTATGGAAGTGATCTG GGTGAAGAGACACTGTCTGTTTACTTGGAATACGTCTCTGGTGGTTCCATCCACAAGTTACTTCAAGAATATGGTCCCTTTAAGGAGCCTGTTATTCAAAATTACACTAGGCAAATTCTGTCTGGGCTTGCCTACTTGCACGGGCGAAATACAGTACACAG GGACGTCAAAGGGGCAAACATACTAGTAGATCCCAATGGTGAGATCAAACTTGCAGACTTTGGCATGGCCAAACAT ATAACGGCTTGTTCTTCGATACTGTCTTTCAAAGGAAGTCCTTATTGGATGGCACCTGAg GTTGTCATGAATACAAATGGCTACAGCCTTCCAGTTGATATTTGGAGTTTAGGATGCACAATTCTTGAAATGGCGACATCAAAACCACCTTGGAGCCAATTTGAAGGG GTGGCTGCTATATTTAAAATTGGAAACAGTAAAGATATTCCTGCAATTCCTGACCACCTCTCAAATGATGCAAAAAGTTTCTTAAAGTTGTGCCTGCAACGGGATCCATCTGCCCGGCCCACAGCCTTAAAGCTACTGGAGCATCCGTTTGTCCGAGACCAAGGCACTACAAGAGTTGGCAACATCAACTTAACCAGGGAAGCCTTTCCTTATACCGCTGATGGAAGCCGCACGCCG CAGACAGCTTTAGAGCTACGTTCCAATCGGACAAATATTAGTTCTTCTGATGGAGACCGTGTAACAAGACCAATGCATGCAACAACCTCACGAGCTTTGATGAGTCCGAG GGAAAACGCAAGAACGATCACATCTTTGCCCGTGTCTCCTTGCTCAAGCCCATTGAGACATTCTGGACCAGCATACCGGAGCTGTTTTCTCTCTCCCCCGCACCCTTCTTATGCGTTGATGGGGCAAGGCGGTTACAACCTAAATGACTACTCAATGCATCCCATGAGACCAACCACAACGTACACTCCTGACCCCTGGCATGAAATCTCCCAGTTTAAAGCCCAAACGCCCGGTGGATCCCCAAGACTAAGACACATTTGA